Proteins encoded by one window of Pseudorca crassidens isolate mPseCra1 chromosome 3, mPseCra1.hap1, whole genome shotgun sequence:
- the LOC137221025 gene encoding uncharacterized protein, translating to MDPTSISRGPHHQPWPPPASATALTHISHGPHPHQPRPPPTSAMALTSISHGPHQHQPWPPPASATAPTNISHGPHQHQPWPSPASAMALTSISHGPHQHQPWPSPASAMAPTNISHGPHPHQPWPSPTSATAFTHISHGPHPHQPRPSPTSAMALTNISHGSHQHQPWPSPTSAMALTISHGPHQHQPWPSPASATAPTNISHGPHHQPWPSPTSAMTPTNISHGPHQHQPWPSPASAMAPTNISHGPHQHQPRPSPTSAMTLTNISHGPHYQPWPPPASAMALTNISHGPHHQPWPSPTSAMTPTNISHGPHQHQPWPSPASATAPTNISHGPHQHQPWPSPSAMALTNISHGPHQHQPWPSPSAMALTNISHGSHQHQPWPPPTSAMAPTSISHGPHQHQPRPPPASAMALTNINHGPHQHQPRPPPASATAPTNISHDPHQHQPWPSLSAMALTSISHGPHQYQPWLSLMRHGVGCLRIKFLLL from the coding sequence ATGGACCCCACCAGCATCAGCCGTGGCCCTCACCATCAGCCATGGCCCCCACCAGCATCAGCCACGGCCCTCACCCACATCAGCCATGGCCCTCACCCACATCAGCCACGGCCCCCACCAACATCAGCCATGGCCCTCACCAGCATCAGCCATGGCCCCCACCAACATCAGCCATGGCCCCCACCAGCATCAGCCACGGCCCCCACCAACATCAGCCATGGCCCCCACCAGCATCAGCCATGGCCCTCACCAGCATCAGCCATGGCCCTCACCAGCATCAGCCATGGCCCCCACCAGCATCAGCCATGGCCCTCACCAGCATCAGCCATGGCCCCCACCAACATCAGCCATGGCCCTCACCCACATCAGCCATGGCCCTCACCAACATCAGCCACGGCCTTCACCCACATCAGCCACGGCCCTCACCCACATCAGCCACGGCCCTCACCCACATCAGCCATGGCCCTCACCAACATCAGCCATGGCTCTCACCAGCATCAGCCATGGCCCTCACCAACATCAGCCATGGCCCTCACCATCAGCCATGGCCCTCACCAACATCAGCCATGGCCCTCACCAGCATCAGCCACGGCCCCCACCAACATCAGCCATGGCCCTCACCATCAGCCATGGCCCTCACCAACATCAGCCATGACCCCCACCAACATCAGCCATGGCCCCCACCAGCATCAGCCGTGGCCCTCACCAGCATCAGCCATGGCCCCCACCAACATCAGCCATGGCCCTCACCAACATCAGCCACGGCCCTCACCAACATCAGCCATGACCCTCACCAACATCAGCCATGGCCCTCACTATCAGCCATGGCCCCCACCAGCATCAGCCATGGCCCTCACCAACATCAGCCATGGCCCTCACCATCAGCCATGGCCCTCACCAACATCAGCCATGACCCCCACCAACATCAGCCATGGCCCCCACCAGCATCAGCCGTGGCCCTCACCAGCATCAGCCACGGCCCCCACCAACATCAGCCATGGCCCCCACCAGCATCAGCCATGGCCCTCACCATCAGCCATGGCCCTCACCAACATCAGCCATGGCCCCCACCAACATCAGCCATGGCCCTCACCATCAGCCATGGCCCTCACCAACATCAGCCATGGCTCTCACCAGCATCAGCCATGGCCCCCACCAACATCAGCCATGGCCCCCACCAGCATCAGCCACGGCCCTCACCAACATCAACCACGGCCCCCACCAGCATCAGCCATGGCCCTCACCAACATCAACCACGGCCCCCACCAGCATCAGCCACGGCCCCCACCAGCATCAGCCACGGCCCCCACCAACATCAGCCATGACCCTCACCAACATCAGCCATGGCCCTCACTATCAGCCATGGCCCTCACCAGCATCAGTCATGGCCCCCACCAATATCAGCCATGGCTCTCACTGATGAGACATGGAGTTGGCTGCCTGAGAATAAAGTTTTTATTGTTGTAA